A stretch of Oncorhynchus mykiss isolate Arlee chromosome 12, USDA_OmykA_1.1, whole genome shotgun sequence DNA encodes these proteins:
- the LOC110513845 gene encoding metalloproteinase inhibitor 2 gives MTRYVSSCFITLVVLFLWRVEDIADACRCLPQHPQQAFCNAEIVIRAKVVGKKAVSNAIKYDIEQIKMFKGCDQVIHAIFTYTTSCSVTLEINKEYLFTGKLKTGRMSITLCGYNPPWEDLSAAQKNSLTHRYQSGCDCKIIHCTSLPCPISTSDTCLWTYLGTDNGQNLACIKRQDGSCAWYKGIGLPKK, from the exons ATGACTCGGTATGTAAGCAGCTGTTTCATTACTCTGGTCGTTCTGTTCCTTTGGCGGGTCGAAGACATCGCAGACGCTTGCAGATGCCTCCCTCAGCATCCTCAACAGGCTTTTTGCAATGCAGAAATCG TGATCAGGGCGAAGGTGGTTGGAAAGAAAGCGGTGTCTAACGCCATCAAGTATGACATCGAACAGATCAAG ATGTTCAAAGGTTGTGACCAGGTTATCCACGCCATCTTCACTTACACCACTTCGTGCAGCGTGACTCTAGAAATCAACAAGGAGTATCTCTTCACAG GCAAGCTGAAGACTGGAAGGATGTCTATAACACTGTGTGGCTATAATCCACCCTGGGAGGACTTGAGTGCTGCACAAAAGAACAGCTTGACTCACCGCTACCAAAGCGGCTGTGattgcaag ATCATCCACTGCActtccctcccctgtccaatcAGCACCTCGGATACATGCCTGTGGACATACTTGGGAACCGACAATGGCCAAAACCTTGCCTGTATCAAGAGGCAAGATGGGTCCTGTGCCTGGTACAAGGGGATAGGACTACCCAAGAAGTAG
- the LOC110487072 gene encoding metalloproteinase inhibitor 2 — protein MTWSVSSCFITLVVLFLWRIEDIAEACRCAPVHLQQAFCNADVVIRAKVVGVEVVSGNAKYDVKQIEMFKGPDRVIHAIFTSSSSASCGVTLEINKEYLFTGSLNTDGRMHIVTCDFIQFWDDLNGTQKKSLTQRYRTGCACTIIRCSSLPCPVSAPDECLWTDWLLNDGQSGPQAKYSACLMNFDGSCAWYRGMTPSKK, from the exons ATGACTTGGTCTGTAAGCAGTTGTTTCATCACTCTGGTCGTTTTGTTCCTTTGGCGGATCGAAGACATTGCAGAAGCTTGCAGATGCGCTCCTGTGCATCTTCAACAGGCTTTTTGCAACGCAGACGTCG TGATCAGGGCAAAGGTGGTTGGTGTGGAAGTTGTGTCTGGTAACGCCAAGTATGACGTCAAACAGATCGAG ATGTTCAAAGGTCCTGACCGGGTTATCCACGCCATCTTCACTTCATCCTCCTCAGCCTCGTGTGGTGTGACCCTGGAAATCAACAAGGAGTATCTCTTCACAG GCAGCCTAAATACTGATGGGAGGATGCATATAGTCACGTGTGACTTTATTCAGTTCTGGGACGACTTGAATGGCACACAAAAGAAGAGCTTGACTCAACGCTACCGAACCGGCTGTGCTTGCACG ATCATCCGCTGCTCTTCCCTCCCCTGTCCCGTCAGCGCCCCAGATGAGTGCCTTTGGACAGACTGGTTGTTGAACGATGGCCAAAGCGGACCCCAGGCCAAGTACTCTGCCTGTCTCATGAATTTTGATGGGTCCTGTGCCTGGTACAGGGGGATGACTCCATCCAAGAAGTAG